One Candidatus Paceibacterota bacterium genomic window carries:
- a CDS encoding ion transporter, giving the protein MSTFIRTQIYKAQHGYLYESTLGVMAILSLLFLAYEMLLSPPPDQLVILQSFDLAVAWIFLADFIVGFTTSTRRNRYAKENWLNLLSSVPINAEATRSLRILRIARSLRVIRALAAVSNVQRTKKLARKTWRTIHPAK; this is encoded by the coding sequence ATGAGCACCTTCATTCGAACCCAGATATATAAAGCCCAGCACGGATACCTCTATGAATCCACGCTCGGGGTGATGGCAATACTGAGCCTTCTGTTTCTCGCCTACGAGATGCTGCTATCACCTCCTCCGGACCAGCTTGTTATTCTTCAGAGCTTTGATCTTGCCGTCGCCTGGATATTTCTTGCGGATTTCATCGTCGGTTTTACAACAAGCACCCGACGGAACAGATACGCCAAGGAGAACTGGCTCAACCTGCTCTCGTCTGTACCGATCAATGCTGAGGCAACACGTTCACTTCGCATTCTTCGTATCGCCCGATCCCTTCGAGTTATTCGAGCTCTTGCCGCGGTTTCCAACGTTCAGCGTACAAAAAAACTGGCGCGTAAAACTTGGCGAACGATCCATCCGGCAAAATAA
- a CDS encoding magnesium transporter produces the protein MTQHYSKKHYPKKSAGRKATRSVITARGDETLGQVEKRLHSEVDSLKMLQYVYVLDEEDKLLGVFSMRDLFTRPANVQAHEVMSDSLLWVHPHTDQEVVATKALKNGIRAMPVIDKDGVFLGVVTADAIFGILSEEHSEDLLYMGGVEQGYSASAIISERLLVLLRARLPWLLIGLAGGLVAALLVERFEAVLENYIVLAFFLPLVVYMSDAVANQTLTILIRAMALDDAFSRRRYIVRELGLGTSLAFIMGVLLFLVTLGWFGDPMLGLVLGVALFLAVIVAVLVALGMTFLLVSLKKDPAVGSGPFATIIIDLVTILIYFTIAALFLPVLG, from the coding sequence ATGACTCAGCACTATTCTAAAAAACACTATCCTAAAAAATCTGCGGGCAGGAAGGCAACGCGGTCTGTTATAACTGCGCGAGGCGATGAAACGCTCGGCCAGGTCGAAAAACGACTTCATAGTGAGGTAGATTCGCTTAAGATGCTCCAGTATGTCTATGTTCTCGATGAGGAGGACAAACTTCTCGGTGTTTTCTCTATGAGAGATCTCTTTACCCGGCCGGCAAATGTACAAGCGCATGAGGTTATGTCAGATTCGCTTCTTTGGGTTCATCCGCATACAGACCAAGAAGTCGTCGCCACGAAAGCACTTAAGAACGGCATCCGAGCCATGCCTGTTATAGATAAAGACGGGGTCTTTCTCGGTGTCGTAACAGCTGACGCTATTTTTGGGATCCTATCGGAAGAGCACAGCGAGGACTTGCTCTATATGGGAGGAGTTGAACAAGGCTACTCGGCAAGCGCGATCATAAGTGAGCGTCTCTTGGTGTTGCTGAGGGCGCGGCTGCCGTGGCTTTTGATCGGGTTGGCCGGAGGCTTGGTGGCAGCGCTGCTCGTTGAACGGTTTGAAGCGGTTCTGGAGAATTATATCGTCTTAGCATTTTTCCTGCCGCTTGTTGTGTACATGAGCGACGCGGTCGCCAATCAAACGCTTACCATACTCATTAGAGCGATGGCTTTGGACGATGCGTTTTCCCGGAGGCGGTACATTGTACGTGAGCTCGGTCTGGGTACCTCGCTCGCTTTTATTATGGGCGTGCTACTCTTCCTGGTCACTCTGGGATGGTTCGGTGATCCGATGCTTGGCCTGGTGCTCGGCGTCGCCTTGTTCCTCGCGGTCATTGTGGCTGTTTTGGTTGCGCTCGGCATGACCTTTCTTTTGGTTTCATTGAAAAAAGATCCTGCTGTTGGGAGCGGTCCGTTCGCCACGATCATCATCGACCTTGTTACTATACTGATCTATTTTACGATCGCGGCTTTGTTTCTTCCGGTTCTCGGGTGA
- a CDS encoding SRPBCC domain-containing protein: MLTLVPSISINASKEKVWETMLDDLTYREWTSEFREGSHYVGDWSEGSKILFLAPDKTGDVSSGMVSKVKESRPCEFLALEHLGVVVDGKEDLSSEATQGLAGALECYTLRDLGGGITEVVVEMDCEEKEQKVLEQAWLRALKKLKELSEK, from the coding sequence ATGCTTACCCTCGTTCCCTCGATCAGTATCAATGCATCAAAAGAGAAGGTATGGGAAACTATGCTGGATGATCTCACGTATCGTGAATGGACGAGCGAGTTTAGAGAAGGGTCGCACTACGTCGGTGACTGGAGCGAGGGAAGCAAAATACTTTTTCTAGCTCCGGACAAAACAGGCGATGTGAGTTCGGGTATGGTGAGTAAGGTCAAAGAGAGCAGACCGTGTGAATTTCTAGCGCTGGAACATCTCGGTGTTGTGGTAGATGGTAAAGAAGATCTGTCGAGTGAGGCGACACAAGGGTTGGCCGGTGCACTTGAGTGCTATACCTTGAGGGATCTTGGTGGTGGGATTACTGAGGTTGTTGTTGAAATGGATTGTGAAGAAAAGGAACAAAAGGTTCTCGAGCAAGCGTGGCTAAGGGCGCTCAAGAAGCTTAAGGAGTTATCTGAAAAATAA
- a CDS encoding VOC family protein has product MKTTLNPYIMFDDATADAMKFYQSVFGGDLEMQTYGEAGMAQSSPQKDRIIHASLTSDVIAIMASDIDPKHSPTLMVGNNVALSIVGSDKELLTEYFLKLSMGGTVEMRLEKQFWGDLFGSLEDKFGIHWMVNISEE; this is encoded by the coding sequence ATGAAAACAACACTTAATCCGTACATCATGTTTGACGATGCTACTGCTGACGCTATGAAATTCTATCAGTCGGTATTTGGAGGAGACCTTGAAATGCAAACGTACGGTGAAGCCGGTATGGCACAGTCTTCACCGCAGAAAGATAGGATCATTCATGCTTCGCTAACAAGTGACGTCATTGCTATAATGGCAAGCGATATAGATCCGAAACACAGTCCGACACTGATGGTGGGGAATAATGTCGCTTTAAGTATTGTTGGTTCTGATAAAGAACTCTTAACTGAGTATTTTTTAAAGCTTTCAATGGGAGGTACGGTTGAAATGCGACTCGAAAAACAGTTCTGGGGCGACCTGTTCGGCTCACTGGAAGACAAGTTTGGGATCCACTGGATGGTTAATATATCTGAGGAGTAA
- a CDS encoding ATP-binding cassette domain-containing protein produces MSRNDGILSFKEVSFEHGPNNPILDEVNFVVRRGSKLTLMGQNGAGKSTIFGLITQKYEPEEGSINFHGKPSIATARQVIPREELDLTVRDFFQNCFSEKIYAIDPKIDEVLEVVNLKAPYDRTIRSFSGGQQARLLLASALIQDPDILLLDEPTNNLDKEGIAHLTDFLVGYQKTCLVISHDADFLNAFTHGVLYLDVHTHNVEQYVGDYFDVVEEISVRIEKENRKNAQLAKKAQEKKDQANVFANKGGGMRLVAKRMRAVAEEMEEDAVDVRREDKVIRSFTIPAQEDTPPEILKISSVKVIKDHVSKDKKVDLLVRRRDHVQLIGPNGIGKTTLLESLTHSPLKSEEQKEPSHVLSSGVKVGYYCQDFSTLDFEKTPYETLLEVMDRKHEEEMRSVAAGFLITRDLINTKIGHLSEGQKGLVAFARLVLLRPGLLILDEPTNHINFRHVPVIAKALDEYNGAMIIVSHVPEFMEQIRIDQVVDLEKLRRKNR; encoded by the coding sequence ATGTCTCGTAATGACGGAATACTCAGTTTTAAGGAAGTTTCTTTTGAACACGGACCGAACAATCCGATCCTCGATGAGGTGAATTTTGTAGTACGCCGCGGTTCCAAGCTGACATTGATGGGTCAGAACGGCGCAGGCAAGAGCACTATCTTTGGCTTGATCACTCAAAAATACGAGCCGGAGGAGGGGTCTATTAATTTTCACGGTAAACCCTCAATTGCCACGGCTCGCCAGGTTATTCCACGTGAGGAACTCGACCTAACGGTTCGTGATTTCTTTCAGAACTGCTTCTCAGAAAAAATATACGCCATTGATCCGAAGATCGACGAGGTTCTTGAGGTGGTTAACCTCAAGGCACCGTACGATCGAACCATTCGCTCTTTCTCCGGCGGACAGCAGGCACGTCTCCTTCTTGCTTCTGCTTTGATCCAGGATCCGGACATTCTTCTTCTCGACGAGCCGACCAACAACCTCGATAAAGAAGGCATTGCGCACCTGACTGACTTTCTGGTCGGCTACCAGAAGACCTGCTTGGTTATCTCGCATGACGCAGACTTTCTTAACGCCTTTACTCACGGCGTGCTCTATCTTGATGTTCACACACATAACGTTGAGCAGTATGTCGGCGACTACTTCGATGTGGTTGAGGAAATATCTGTTCGTATAGAGAAAGAAAACAGAAAGAACGCTCAGCTTGCCAAGAAAGCTCAGGAGAAGAAAGACCAGGCAAATGTTTTTGCTAATAAAGGTGGGGGCATGAGACTCGTTGCCAAGCGAATGCGTGCCGTGGCCGAGGAAATGGAGGAAGACGCTGTCGACGTACGACGAGAAGACAAAGTTATTCGGTCGTTTACGATCCCCGCTCAGGAGGATACACCTCCGGAGATCCTCAAAATATCGTCGGTCAAAGTTATAAAAGACCACGTATCCAAAGATAAAAAAGTGGACTTGCTGGTGCGGCGGCGTGACCATGTGCAGCTGATCGGACCCAACGGTATTGGCAAGACAACACTGCTTGAGTCGCTCACTCATTCACCGCTAAAGAGTGAAGAGCAAAAAGAACCCTCACACGTTCTTTCTTCGGGTGTGAAGGTCGGGTACTATTGCCAGGATTTCTCAACGCTTGATTTTGAAAAGACACCGTATGAGACACTTTTGGAAGTGATGGATCGCAAACACGAAGAAGAGATGCGTTCAGTTGCGGCCGGTTTTTTGATAACGCGTGATCTTATTAATACAAAAATAGGACACCTCTCGGAGGGGCAGAAAGGCCTGGTTGCGTTCGCTCGACTTGTGCTTCTTCGGCCGGGATTGCTTATTCTCGATGAGCCGACCAACCACATTAACTTCCGTCATGTGCCGGTAATCGCGAAAGCACTCGATGAGTATAACGGCGCAATGATCATTGTGAGCCACGTTCCGGAATTTATGGAGCAGATCCGTATCGACCAGGTTGTCGATCTGGAGAAACTACGCAGAAAAAACAGATAG
- the typA gene encoding translational GTPase TypA → MEIRNIAIIAHVDHGKTTLTDEIIKQTGTGKQGVSMDSNDLEKERGITIYAKNTSAYYKDTKINILDTPGHADFGSEVERVLRSVDSVLLVVDAAEGPMPQTKFVLKKSLELGLKPILVLNKIDKPGADVEKAHEAVYELFFDLGATDEQLDFETVYAIGVEGVAKRTMEEEAKDLSPILDLILEKVEPAYSDERKAEPLKAQVFNLAYDNFLGRMGICRVYAGTVKKNQSVFVKTEGKETFSGKVSKLFTFEGIEKMEVDEAVTGDIVMIAGIPDIFIGQTLLDSEEGEPLPAIEVDEPTLSFNMLVNDSPFGGKVGKYLTSRQIRDRLEKELEVNVGLRVDFSNDNAFKVYGRGELHLAVLIENMRREGFELSVSQPEVIVKDVDGVKSEPFEEVTILVPEGMSGTVIEKLSNRRGSMMDMKQEGTQSRITFHVPTRGLLGYRGEFVVDTKGEGIMTSVFHSFQPYAGVINKTEYGSMVSMANGKALAFALATLQERGVLYIDPGTEVYEGMVIGYTTKGEDMVVNPTKGKQLTNMRASGSDGTVQLAPPLKLTLEQALGAMLDDEYLEVTPEAIRLRKRYLTENDRKKHGRQTVKAGE, encoded by the coding sequence ATGGAAATTCGAAATATAGCTATTATTGCCCACGTAGACCACGGCAAGACCACTCTGACTGATGAGATCATCAAGCAGACCGGAACCGGTAAGCAGGGAGTCTCTATGGACTCTAATGATCTCGAAAAGGAGCGAGGAATCACTATCTACGCCAAGAACACCTCGGCGTACTATAAAGATACGAAGATCAATATTCTGGATACACCGGGTCACGCTGACTTTGGCTCTGAGGTTGAGCGTGTACTGCGTTCGGTGGATTCAGTACTGTTGGTTGTGGATGCAGCCGAAGGTCCGATGCCGCAGACCAAATTCGTTTTGAAAAAGTCGCTTGAGTTAGGGCTCAAGCCGATTCTTGTTTTAAATAAAATAGATAAACCGGGAGCTGATGTTGAGAAAGCACATGAAGCAGTGTACGAGCTTTTCTTTGACCTTGGCGCAACCGACGAGCAGCTTGATTTTGAGACGGTGTATGCGATAGGTGTGGAGGGTGTGGCCAAACGAACCATGGAGGAGGAGGCAAAAGATCTCTCTCCGATCCTAGACCTTATCCTCGAGAAAGTAGAGCCTGCTTACAGCGACGAGAGAAAGGCAGAGCCTCTAAAGGCTCAGGTGTTTAACCTTGCGTATGATAACTTTCTTGGGCGTATGGGTATTTGCCGCGTGTATGCCGGCACAGTAAAGAAGAATCAGAGTGTGTTCGTGAAAACAGAAGGAAAAGAAACCTTTAGTGGCAAGGTGAGCAAACTCTTTACCTTCGAGGGTATTGAAAAAATGGAGGTAGATGAAGCGGTGACCGGAGACATTGTGATGATCGCCGGTATTCCGGACATTTTTATCGGCCAGACCCTTCTTGACTCAGAAGAAGGAGAGCCGTTGCCGGCTATTGAGGTGGATGAGCCGACGCTGTCGTTCAATATGCTTGTGAACGACTCACCGTTTGGTGGAAAGGTTGGTAAGTATCTCACGTCACGCCAGATACGAGATAGGCTTGAGAAGGAGCTTGAGGTAAACGTAGGCTTACGGGTTGATTTCTCTAATGACAATGCGTTCAAGGTCTACGGTCGAGGCGAGCTTCATCTTGCGGTACTTATCGAGAATATGCGACGCGAAGGGTTTGAGCTTTCTGTGTCTCAACCTGAGGTTATTGTTAAAGATGTCGATGGGGTAAAGAGCGAACCGTTTGAAGAGGTTACGATTCTTGTACCGGAGGGTATGTCCGGAACGGTTATCGAAAAACTTTCTAACCGACGCGGATCAATGATGGACATGAAGCAAGAGGGAACGCAGAGCAGAATAACGTTTCATGTGCCAACACGCGGTCTTCTGGGATATCGAGGCGAGTTTGTGGTAGATACCAAAGGTGAAGGGATAATGACCAGTGTGTTTCATTCATTTCAGCCGTATGCCGGAGTGATCAACAAGACCGAGTATGGCTCAATGGTATCGATGGCCAACGGCAAAGCGCTTGCGTTTGCTCTGGCAACACTTCAGGAGCGCGGCGTACTGTATATAGACCCGGGAACAGAGGTGTACGAAGGAATGGTGATCGGCTACACCACAAAGGGTGAGGACATGGTCGTGAATCCAACTAAAGGAAAGCAGCTTACAAACATGCGTGCCTCCGGTTCAGACGGTACGGTTCAGTTGGCTCCACCGCTTAAGCTTACTCTTGAGCAGGCACTTGGAGCGATGCTTGATGATGAGTATCTAGAGGTAACACCGGAAGCGATCCGGCTGCGTAAGCGATACCTGACCGAAAATGATCGCAAGAAGCATGGTCGGCAAACGGTTAAAGCAGGGGAATAA
- a CDS encoding lysyl oxidase family protein produces MYYWKRSVVAIAMVALGSAIIFFASQETSTVEFSRSESSVDTAKTQEAGTSSSQQVSEDELLPDIRVFEPRDVKVVEKDDRTLLVFSTIYYNQGEGPLELVADPDTADEEGDVERSVFQNIYNNEDEIRQVQVGTFVWHGEHGHYHFSDFVDFRLEPTSKTTDEHGVAADDISAKNKATFCVRDVSRVYAGVESAPDDAIYRVCDKEKQGVSVGWGDTYFFDYPDQDIDVTDLPAGEYRLVFEGNPERRFRESNHENNVSWALIELDPESQTVDVLELEPSDPPEVEHLYPEQDFESGASDIEYINQWETAKKHRNTERE; encoded by the coding sequence ATGTATTACTGGAAACGAAGTGTGGTTGCGATAGCTATGGTGGCATTAGGGAGTGCGATCATCTTTTTTGCGTCTCAGGAAACCTCTACGGTGGAATTTTCAAGGAGCGAAAGTAGTGTAGATACCGCCAAAACCCAAGAGGCCGGTACCAGTAGCTCACAACAAGTGAGTGAAGACGAGCTGTTGCCGGACATTAGAGTGTTTGAGCCGCGAGACGTAAAAGTTGTCGAGAAGGATGACCGAACGCTGCTTGTTTTTAGTACGATCTATTACAACCAGGGAGAGGGTCCGCTTGAGCTGGTGGCCGACCCGGATACAGCTGATGAAGAAGGGGATGTTGAGCGCAGTGTATTTCAGAACATTTATAATAACGAGGATGAAATACGCCAGGTACAGGTGGGTACGTTCGTGTGGCATGGTGAGCATGGCCATTATCACTTCTCTGACTTTGTGGACTTTCGTCTTGAGCCGACTTCAAAAACAACAGATGAACATGGTGTTGCTGCTGATGATATCTCTGCGAAAAATAAAGCTACTTTCTGCGTACGTGATGTGAGCCGGGTCTATGCCGGAGTAGAGAGTGCGCCCGATGACGCAATATATCGAGTTTGTGACAAGGAGAAACAAGGCGTTTCAGTGGGGTGGGGCGACACCTACTTTTTTGATTATCCGGATCAGGATATTGACGTGACCGATCTGCCGGCCGGAGAATACCGTTTGGTATTTGAGGGAAATCCCGAACGGAGATTCCGAGAGTCGAATCACGAGAACAATGTAAGCTGGGCTTTGATAGAACTTGACCCTGAGTCACAGACAGTAGATGTGCTTGAGCTTGAACCGTCAGATCCACCGGAGGTTGAGCACTTGTATCCGGAGCAGGATTTTGAGAGCGGTGCGTCAGATATTGAGTATATAAATCAATGGGAAACCGCAAAGAAGCATAGAAATACAGAAAGGGAATAG
- a CDS encoding NUDIX hydrolase — MEIRSTMTSAISGSTFDVIYREADPVQDLKGASLQGVHAYCFYDDRLVIVYAESKGYWTPPGGGIEERESFEEAVVREVQEETNMKVLHQEFIGYQDIFEPGRVIRQTRSFCIVEPYGDFISDPDGEITEIKQIEPGEYKKYFDWGEIGDHIFDRVIQCKSRYESKYES; from the coding sequence ATGGAGATCAGATCAACGATGACGTCAGCCATATCAGGATCAACATTTGATGTGATATATCGAGAAGCTGATCCGGTTCAGGATCTCAAGGGCGCATCGTTGCAGGGAGTTCATGCGTATTGTTTTTATGATGACAGACTTGTTATAGTCTATGCTGAATCAAAAGGATACTGGACACCGCCCGGTGGCGGTATCGAAGAACGCGAATCATTTGAAGAGGCGGTAGTGCGAGAAGTGCAAGAGGAAACAAATATGAAAGTGCTTCATCAGGAGTTTATCGGATACCAGGACATCTTTGAGCCTGGTAGGGTTATTCGTCAGACTCGGTCGTTTTGTATTGTTGAACCGTATGGTGATTTTATCTCTGACCCCGACGGTGAGATAACTGAGATAAAGCAGATAGAGCCAGGTGAGTATAAAAAGTATTTTGATTGGGGAGAGATTGGCGATCATATTTTTGACAGAGTAATACAGTGTAAAAGTAGGTATGAGAGTAAGTATGAAAGCTAG
- a CDS encoding heavy metal-binding domain-containing protein, producing MIITSTESLPGKEISEILGLVRGNTIRARHLGSDIGASLKSLVGGEIKGYVKVMTDSREKAVERMLDEARVLGADAIVATRFTTSQVMDGAAEIMVYGTAVTLK from the coding sequence ATTATAATTACTTCTACCGAGTCCCTTCCCGGCAAAGAGATCTCGGAAATTTTGGGATTGGTTCGAGGGAACACAATTCGAGCACGACATCTTGGTAGTGATATCGGTGCCTCACTTAAAAGTCTGGTCGGCGGTGAGATCAAAGGGTACGTTAAGGTTATGACCGATTCTCGAGAGAAGGCTGTTGAGCGGATGCTCGATGAGGCAAGAGTACTCGGTGCAGACGCGATAGTAGCGACCCGCTTTACAACATCACAGGTCATGGACGGCGCGGCGGAAATAATGGTATACGGAACCGCTGTCACATTAAAGTAG
- a CDS encoding YibE/F family protein, producing the protein MNFQQIRFVFVGCLLAGVISLSFAGVVQAQSEQEEDLEIVSATVTRIFETREQELPGLDRTVTLQTVEFRVTEGEAEGRLVELEQDLAVLEPGQKVFLSVLETDEGVQYSLYELDRRTPLLILGLVFAATVVAIGGWQGMRSLVSLAISFFAILYVLLPLLTHGYSPVLVSIAIGVAILTLAIYITHGVSRQSSVALFGTLIAITFSGLLAHGAVEWITLTGFASEASSYLSVTSDSITNFRGLLLGGIIIGMLGALDDIAIIQVSMVNEFKRAKTDLSSFEIFMRAMRVGREHAASLVNTLVLAYVGVALPLLLLIVGANVSFGVLVSSELFATEIVRTLVGSIGLILTVPITTLFATIWLTGDEETAHDHHH; encoded by the coding sequence ATGAACTTTCAGCAGATACGTTTCGTTTTTGTCGGTTGTCTGTTAGCCGGGGTGATCTCGCTGTCTTTTGCCGGTGTTGTTCAGGCTCAGTCGGAGCAAGAAGAGGATCTTGAGATCGTATCGGCAACAGTGACGCGTATTTTTGAAACCCGGGAGCAGGAGCTACCGGGCCTCGATCGGACGGTGACTCTTCAGACGGTCGAATTTCGAGTTACCGAGGGAGAGGCTGAAGGGAGACTCGTTGAGCTCGAACAAGATCTTGCTGTGCTGGAGCCGGGGCAGAAGGTTTTTCTTTCAGTGCTCGAGACGGATGAAGGAGTACAGTATTCGCTCTATGAACTTGATCGTCGCACGCCGTTGCTTATCCTCGGCCTTGTTTTTGCGGCTACTGTTGTGGCGATCGGTGGATGGCAGGGAATGCGGTCGCTGGTGAGTCTGGCAATAAGTTTTTTCGCAATACTATACGTTTTGCTACCACTGCTGACACATGGATACTCTCCGGTTCTGGTCAGTATTGCAATTGGAGTAGCGATCTTGACGTTGGCCATATATATAACTCACGGTGTAAGCCGGCAGTCATCGGTCGCGTTATTCGGCACGCTTATTGCCATTACCTTCAGTGGATTACTCGCGCACGGTGCGGTTGAATGGATCACGTTGACCGGCTTTGCCAGTGAGGCTTCGTCGTATCTTAGCGTGACAAGTGATTCGATCACGAACTTTCGTGGATTGCTTTTAGGAGGGATAATTATCGGTATGCTGGGTGCGCTTGATGATATTGCCATTATTCAAGTTTCAATGGTCAACGAATTCAAACGGGCAAAGACGGATCTTTCGTCGTTTGAAATATTTATGCGAGCAATGCGTGTTGGGCGCGAGCACGCCGCTTCGCTCGTGAACACGCTGGTGCTGGCGTATGTGGGTGTAGCGCTTCCGCTTCTTTTATTGATCGTTGGCGCAAACGTATCGTTCGGCGTTCTTGTCAGCAGTGAGCTGTTTGCTACAGAGATCGTCCGTACCCTGGTGGGCAGTATCGGGTTAATACTCACCGTACCGATAACAACTCTTTTCGCTACTATCTGGTTAACGGGTGATGAAGAAACTGCTCACGATCACCATCACTAG
- a CDS encoding GIY-YIG nuclease family protein, with translation MNYTVYILECADGTLYTGSTNDLEKRLHQHNHAKAGAHYTKIRRPVTLAYSERFETMSEARKRECELKKLTREEKILLISSS, from the coding sequence ATGAACTACACTGTTTATATTCTCGAATGCGCTGACGGGACGTTGTATACCGGATCCACTAATGATCTGGAGAAGCGGTTACATCAGCATAACCATGCAAAAGCCGGCGCTCACTACACCAAGATTCGGCGTCCGGTGACTCTTGCATACTCAGAGCGGTTCGAAACCATGAGTGAGGCACGGAAACGTGAGTGTGAACTGAAAAAACTTACGCGCGAGGAGAAAATACTTCTGATCAGCAGTAGCTAG
- a CDS encoding DUF368 domain-containing protein: MEQQPLSEHKEKNHYTPGSVGERVRLFFIGFAMGVADLIPGISGGTIALIANVYDELVASIKVTTNTAVSLFLKGKSREAVRVIPFGFLVPLLAGLLFAVFSMANILSRLFDSYAEFVWSFFFGLIAASVFVVFRRVQIRSTGVLISALIGAVASYMITGLIPVETPATALLLFLSGAIAITAMILPGISGSFILIILGKYQQILAAVVERDVMTLGIFLLGILTGLALFSRVISYFLRTHHDITIALLTGFIIGSIRTVWPWKETTPIGVEVNVLPEVFDLSVGISIALALIGATIILVVDRLEVGKK; encoded by the coding sequence ATGGAACAACAGCCTCTGTCAGAACATAAAGAAAAGAATCACTACACACCCGGGTCAGTAGGCGAGCGCGTGCGCTTGTTTTTTATCGGTTTTGCTATGGGCGTCGCGGATCTAATACCGGGTATTTCCGGCGGCACGATCGCGCTTATCGCTAATGTGTATGATGAGCTTGTTGCGTCTATCAAGGTCACTACAAACACAGCGGTGAGTCTCTTTTTAAAAGGTAAATCGAGAGAGGCGGTCCGGGTGATCCCGTTCGGTTTCTTAGTGCCGCTTCTCGCAGGGCTTTTATTTGCTGTATTTTCTATGGCAAATATCTTGTCTCGGCTTTTTGATTCGTATGCTGAATTTGTCTGGTCTTTTTTCTTCGGTCTGATCGCTGCCTCGGTCTTTGTTGTTTTCCGGCGTGTTCAGATCCGTTCAACGGGCGTGCTTATAAGCGCACTAATCGGCGCGGTTGCGTCGTATATGATCACCGGCCTTATCCCGGTGGAGACACCTGCTACAGCATTGTTGTTGTTTTTGAGCGGAGCGATCGCTATTACCGCAATGATCCTGCCCGGTATTTCCGGTTCATTTATTTTAATAATACTTGGAAAATATCAGCAGATACTTGCTGCGGTCGTCGAACGTGATGTTATGACGCTGGGTATTTTCCTCTTGGGAATACTTACGGGACTAGCCCTTTTTTCGCGCGTGATCAGCTACTTTTTGCGGACGCATCACGATATAACTATTGCTTTGCTGACCGGATTTATTATCGGTTCGATTCGCACGGTCTGGCCATGGAAGGAGACGACGCCGATCGGTGTCGAGGTGAATGTTCTGCCGGAAGTATTTGATCTGAGTGTTGGTATTTCTATCGCGCTCGCACTTATCGGTGCAACTATTATTTTGGTGGTTGATAGGCTAGAAGTGGGGAAGAAGTAA